The Pelodiscus sinensis isolate JC-2024 chromosome 30, ASM4963464v1, whole genome shotgun sequence genome has a window encoding:
- the LOC102454102 gene encoding olfactory receptor 5G9-like, whose translation MENQTTVTEFILLRLSNDPQVQTFLFLVFLLIYLVTVTGNTLIMLVIRADSHLHNPMYFFLFHLSFVDLCYSSVTVPKMLTDFLSEQNTISFHGCITQMFFIVFLAVTEAFTLSAMAYDRYVAICDPLRYAAAMKDDSCVLLEAGAWTLGILAGLVYTVVVLQLQFRGPNQIHHFSCEPPPLLQLSCTSPLKEQMVLLASAVIFGLSSFLLTLISYFHIISTILRMRSAEGQRKAFNTCRSHLTVVALLYLTAFFQYTKPSSASSVVLDEMVSIQYSILTPMLNPIIYSLKNKEVKTALGRMLGKLRFRFGV comes from the coding sequence ATGGAAAATCAAACCACCGTGACCGAGTTTATTCTCCTGAGACTTTCCAATGATCCACAAGTGCAGACATTTCTTTTCCTGGTATTTTTACTTATTTACCTTGTCACCGTGACAGGGAACACACTGATCATGTTGGTGATAAGAGCTGATTCTCACCTTCACAATCCCATGTATTTCTTTCTCTTCCATCTCTCCTTTGTTGATCTCTGTTATTCCTCAGTCACGGTGCCTAAAATGCTGACAGACTTCCTGTctgagcaaaacactatttctttCCATGGCTGCATTACTCAGATGTTCTTCATTGTCTTCTTGGCCGTTACAGAGGCTTTCACTCTCTCAGCCATGGCCTATGACCGTTACGTGGCCATCTGTGACCCGTTGCGTTACGCGGCAGCCATGAAGGACGACAGCTGTGTTCTGCTGGAGGCTGGTGCATGGACTTTGGGCATCTTAGCTGGACTAGTTTACACAGTCGTTGTCCTCCAGTTGCAGTTCCGTGGGCCCAATCAAATCCACCATTTCAGCTGCGAGCCCCCTCCTCTGCTACAGCTGTCCTGCACCTCGCCCCTCAAGGAGCAGATGGTGCTTCTCGCATCTGCTGTCATATTTGGACTGAGCTCCTTCCTCCTCACCCTCATCTCCTACTTTCACATCATCTCCACAATCCTGAGGATGCGCTCGGCAGAAGGCCAGCGGAAGGCCTTCAACACCTGCAGGTCCCATCTGACTGTGGTTGCCTTGTTGTATCTCACAGCGTTTTTCCAATACACCAAACCCAGCTCCGCATCCTCTGTGGTTCTGGATGAAATGGTCTCCATCCAGTACAGCATCCTGACCCCCATgttaaaccccatcatctacagcCTGAAAAACAAGGAGGTGAAAACAGCGCTAGGGAGAATGTTGGGGAAACTCAGGTTTAGATTTGGTGTTTAG
- the LOC102453627 gene encoding olfactory receptor 6F1-like, with the protein MAQDNRSTVTEFIILGFPSTKDFQVLFFTLFLLIYLFTILGNILLLLTLWTEPHLHIPMYFFLANLSVLEIGYTSVTVPKLLAVFLARARVISLTACLAQSYFFFFLGSTECFLLAIMAYDRYLAICNPLRYPMLMSSKTCAWLAFGSWGCGLLTPSLPNFLVRQLQFCGAVLDHFFCDVPPLLSLSCTDPYVSANTIFVSAAIIVLGSFLLTSLSYAYILATVLRMSSSKGRQKAFSTCTAHLTVVCLYYSTVIFMYVTPTARQSMDVNKVVAVVYSVLTPMLNPLIYSLRNEDVKKALRRMMLRIFHISGLGIPTGQCRSAAEPRHYEQPGNGECS; encoded by the coding sequence ATGGCACAGGACAACCGGAGCACAGTGACAGAATTCATCATCCTGGGCTTCCCATCCACTAAGGATTTCCAGGTTTTGTTCTTCACTCTCTTCCTCCTCATCTACCTTTTCACCATCCTGGGCAACATCCTCCTGCTGCTTACCCTGTGGACAGAGCCTCACCTCCACATCCCGATGTATTTCTTCCTGGCTAACCTGTCGGTGTTGGAGATCGGGTACACCTCGGTCACCGTCCCCAAGCTGCTGGCGgtcttcctggccagagccaggGTCATCTCCCTCACCGCTTGCCTCGcgcagtcctacttcttcttcttCCTGGGCTCCACCGAGTGCTTCCTCCTAGCCATCATGGCCTATGACCGCTACTTGGCTATCTGCAACCCGCTGAGGTACCCAATGCTCATGAGTAGCAAGACATGCGCATGGCTGGCTTTTGGTTCCTGGGGGTGCGGTTTGTTgaccccctcccttcccaattTCTTGGTGAGACAGCTGCAGTTCTGTGGAGCCGTTCTAGATCACTTCTTCTGTGATGTCCCACCACTGCTCAGCCTGTCGTGCACGGACCCCTATGTGAGTGCCAACACCATCTTCGTCAGCGCCGCCATCATTGTGCTAGGCTCCTTCTTGCTCACCTCCCTCTCCTATGCCTACATCTTGGCAACCGTCCTGCGGATGTCATCTTCCAAGGGTCGCcagaaagccttctccacctgcactgCCCACTTGACGGTGGTGTGTCTCTACTACAGCACAGTGATTTTCATGTACGTCACTCCGACGGCCCGGCAGTCAATGGATGTCAACAAAGTGGTGGCCGTGGTCTACAGTGTGCTGACCCCCATGCTCAATCCCCTCATTTACAGCCTGAGGAATGAGGATGTCAAGAAAGCCCTGAGGAGAATGATGCTAAGGATATTCCATATCTCAGGGCTGGGCATTCCCACAGGTCAGTGCAGAAGTGCAGCCGAACCTCGGCATTACGAACAGCCTGGGAATGGAGAATGTTCATGA